In a single window of the Acidobacteriota bacterium genome:
- a CDS encoding PQQ-dependent sugar dehydrogenase, giving the protein METMRAILFVVMMPFAVLFGCSNAAPTGGVENTEFQTADGVQFRVETVAEGLEVPWAFAWLPNGDLLFTERPGRVRLIEGGKLRTEPVFTVPDVEPSSESGLMDVSLHPDFSKNSFVYLAYAYREDGKQVKIVRYRLADKKLTEPTIIIEKIPAAPNHAGTRARFGPDGKLYVTTGDATDWNLSQDNMSLAGKTLRLNDDGSVPKDNPFVGKAGYRPEIWTTGHRNAQGLAWQPGSGLMFQTEHGPSHFEGRGGGADEVNIVEAGKNYGWPTIYGTRTKEGMEPPLVEYTPACAPASGAFYDGDKFPVWKGNFFLGCLRGAKIIRIVMDGRKVVRQEDLLAGNVGRVREAAAGPDGYLYFSTSNRDGRGTPDKADDRIMRLVTIPVPSSQR; this is encoded by the coding sequence ATGGAAACTATGCGAGCGATCTTGTTTGTGGTGATGATGCCGTTTGCCGTGCTTTTCGGGTGCTCGAACGCAGCACCGACGGGCGGCGTTGAGAATACCGAGTTTCAGACCGCTGACGGCGTTCAGTTCAGGGTCGAAACGGTCGCCGAGGGCCTCGAGGTGCCGTGGGCATTTGCGTGGCTGCCGAACGGCGATCTGCTGTTTACGGAACGCCCGGGCCGTGTGCGCCTGATCGAGGGCGGCAAACTGCGAACGGAGCCCGTTTTCACCGTGCCGGACGTTGAGCCCTCTAGCGAAAGCGGGCTGATGGATGTTTCGCTGCATCCGGATTTTTCGAAAAATTCGTTCGTCTATCTCGCGTATGCGTATCGCGAGGACGGCAAGCAGGTAAAGATCGTGCGTTACAGGCTTGCCGACAAAAAGCTGACCGAGCCGACCATCATCATCGAGAAAATCCCCGCCGCACCGAACCACGCCGGTACGCGTGCCCGTTTCGGGCCGGACGGAAAGCTGTATGTGACGACCGGAGACGCGACCGACTGGAACCTGTCGCAGGACAATATGTCGCTCGCCGGGAAGACGCTGCGTCTCAACGACGACGGTTCTGTTCCCAAGGACAATCCATTTGTCGGAAAAGCGGGATATCGCCCCGAGATCTGGACCACGGGACATAGAAACGCACAGGGCCTCGCGTGGCAGCCGGGCAGCGGGCTGATGTTTCAGACCGAACACGGGCCGAGCCATTTCGAAGGCCGCGGCGGCGGTGCGGACGAAGTGAACATCGTCGAAGCTGGCAAAAATTACGGCTGGCCGACGATCTACGGCACGCGAACGAAAGAAGGAATGGAGCCGCCGCTCGTCGAATACACGCCGGCGTGCGCTCCCGCGAGCGGTGCGTTCTACGACGGCGATAAGTTCCCGGTCTGGAAAGGCAATTTCTTTCTCGGCTGCCTTCGCGGAGCAAAGATCATCCGTATCGTAATGGACGGCCGCAAGGTCGTTCGTCAGGAAGACCTGCTCGCCGGCAACGTCGGCCGCGTTCGCGAGGCCGCAGCAGGGCCGGACGGATATCTGTATTTCTCAACGTCGAACCGCGACGGCCGCGGCACGCCCGACAAGGCGGACGACCGCATCATGAGGTTAGTTACGATTCCAGTGCCGTCTTCGCAGCGATGA